In Dermacentor albipictus isolate Rhodes 1998 colony chromosome 6, USDA_Dalb.pri_finalv2, whole genome shotgun sequence, the following proteins share a genomic window:
- the LOC135896323 gene encoding galactose-3-O-sulfotransferase 3-like, with amino-acid sequence MRLSRRMCKGRKTVSLTFVVAGLAIISVFSSLRPLWASSPPVRREPQRDVFFLKTHKTAGSSVLNLLLRRAESEGLNLALPREAEKHMMGYPQTFSPQKHLLNYSQCGLRPNLMALHMRYNETGVKEVMPPGTVYVTIMRRPTDLFASLFYYFMFDNIYDANLTDFLREPFFVQTVRNARLHESLGFNQMAFDLGIDGDDLAGRGSDDEVSRFVQSVDRDFHLVMIAERFTESVVLLRELLGWQLDDMVAFKHNVRVHRYPPPAEDAVRILERANRVDEALYRHFAAKLDRQVEAFGRGRMEAEAATLESRTDFWYRRCVGSTGSNQFRQQEAVFEYAMRENVSEGERRMCQLLTTPEQAFVKRARTRLFALCPQASPAPTTTTTTTVAASSRPDRGPR; translated from the exons CGTCTTCTCGTCGCTGCGCCCTCTGTGGGCGTCCTCGCCGCCGGTCCGCCGTGAGCCCCAGCGAGACGTGTTCTTCCTGAAAACGCACAAGACCGCCGGCTCGTCGGTGCTCAACCTGCTTCTGCGGAGAGCCGAAAGCGAGGGCCTCAACCTGGCGCTTCCCAGGGAGGCGGAAAAGCACATGATGGGCTACCCGCAGACCTTCTCGCCGCAAAAGCACTTGCTCAACTACTCGCAGTGCGGGCTGCGGCCGAACCTCATGGCGCTGCACATGCGCTACAACGAGACCGGAGTCAAGGAG GTGATGCCCCCGGGCACCGTCTACGTGACGATAATGCGGCGTCCAACCGACTTGTTCGCGTCGCTCTTCTACTACTTCATGTTTGACAACATTTACGACGCCAACCTGACCGACTTCCTCAGGGAGCCCTTCTTCGTACAG ACGGTCCGAAACGCCCGCCTGCACGAATCTCTGGGCTTCAACCAGATGGCTTTCGATCTTGGCATCGACGGCGACGACTTGGCGGGCCGCGGAAGCGACGACGAGGTGTCCCGGTTCGTGCAGTCCGTGGACCGGGACTTCCACCTCGTCATGATCGCCGAGCGTTTCACCGAGTCGGTGGTGCTGCTGCGCGAACTGCTCGGTTGGCAGCTGGACGACATGGTCGCATTCAAGCACAACGTGCGCGTCCACCGCTACCCGCCACCTGCCGAGGACGCGGTCAG GATCTTGGAGCGGGCGAACCGCGTGGACGAGGCGCTGTACCGCCACTTCGCGGCCAAGCTGGACCGCCAGGTGGAGGCGTTCGGCCGCGGCCGCATGGAGGCCGAGGCGGCCACGCTCGAGAGCCGCACCGACTTCTGGTACCGGCGCTGCGTCGGCTCGACCGGCTCGAACCAGTTCCGCCAGCAGGAGGCCGTGTTCGAGTACGCGATGCGCGAGAACGTCTCGGAGGGCGAGCGCCGCATGTGCCAGCTCCTCACGACGCCCGAGCAGGCGTTCGTGAAGAGGGCTCGCACGCGGCTGTTCGCGCTCTGCCCGCAGGCGTCGCcggcgccgacgacgacgacgacgacgacggtggcgGCGTCGTCCAGGCCGGACCGCGGGCCGAGATGA